A window of the Cystobacter fuscus genome harbors these coding sequences:
- a CDS encoding PD40 domain-containing protein — protein sequence MNRRIPIAALLCVLLSEAALAQVYVIPRRAYRSPVHTYEFDWKHLDILVGPNAEGVAPPAAHRAHQQAPGAPGGPLPTAPTVPRTNTGDNPAGNSAQELLPEGAGSTRSGDPGTAGASTEDGGTRLDPGPLSVPIFLPSADGGTTDAGSAYARSLGDKSGGVRFYFYENEREVAQYAAPQLEDAYRYLVGRFKFVPTQTFPYILYSSYQEFLQTNITPVSEGTLGVTSTQGNLELTLPYLGDHRQFGEISSHEMAHQFTIQKVRFLADREKVGGDPLNGMPLWFIEGLAEFYAKGGLDPEGEMMVRDLLVNPDLARGYAFLDFWSPGPYGFLWIYKVGQARCQFLEDTYGEGFIQKVLDNSPKLISGTDKVPHLEFDGLLELLTGDAPQTIAARFEDWLKQRSYRAYLKSEQNTPGVELLRERRGIVTALNSRPDGRVLMYRSIIPETGESQLILVDPRAPEDTRKVQGDGVPGYESLHPVFGRNFALSDDRLAFVAEALARDILYVQRYTHSIKAATRDGTAAPPTRNAYINNPTGLYKEAPYEVDFELGERVAWPLERHGLIAAHSPAFSPDGKQLAFIGLNERGTRDVYVLPLDQGPDAKPQQITHDVYAERSLTWGAAGIVYTSDATSHGYYNLFRIKPENGNPPERLTTEARDHADPTVLPNGRLFFVAYDQSHSDLHEYTGGGSIVRRTDVATGLFEPSPAPDGNLWTLFHLSGERKPALMRAQQLLSIPVPAGSQDRTTPPSPLPQRALEGAESYNPFAWKNIDLGPILGFAGGGGGGFYGQVAASAMDRLRNHALLLQVAVYGSFDLTDGILLYVDQSRRTTWGGGLFQSLRFRVDRSLVQAAQGQIPLSYLISGERFFGATGLARYPLSTFTFLEANLNIGGASYFLDPSTAFILNLQELNGVGDLYSQWKQSQPGLRFQTEVSGAFGYNTLHYHYTGVPTSGTSFLAEVTAGVQPFHGEFFGNVRLDAERYFPIPLGSTHFMLRGGAGTSFGGRFARSYYLSSFDTLRGVPFGDTNWLLGQHYLYSTLELRVPLDAIIRIAFLNSIMGVAGFDLGGVGGSLRDMFDRRVLDAAVGINVGLGPILLRLHFAYPFDTKAAAGRPDTKWVTQFSIGLAGLEGYMFKQRGGTRQTKQGPAPPVSLNAMRGGVR from the coding sequence TTGAATCGACGCATCCCCATCGCCGCCCTGCTCTGCGTGCTCCTCTCCGAGGCGGCGCTCGCCCAGGTCTACGTCATCCCTCGCCGGGCGTACCGCTCGCCCGTCCACACCTACGAGTTCGACTGGAAGCACCTGGACATCCTCGTCGGGCCCAACGCCGAGGGGGTGGCGCCCCCCGCGGCCCACCGGGCCCACCAGCAGGCCCCCGGCGCCCCGGGCGGACCCCTGCCCACCGCGCCCACCGTCCCCCGGACCAATACGGGCGACAACCCGGCGGGCAACTCCGCCCAGGAGCTCCTCCCCGAGGGCGCCGGGTCCACCCGCTCCGGTGACCCCGGCACCGCGGGCGCGTCCACCGAGGATGGGGGAACCCGCCTCGACCCGGGCCCGCTCTCCGTGCCCATCTTCCTGCCGAGCGCGGATGGAGGCACCACCGACGCCGGCTCCGCCTATGCCCGGTCGCTCGGGGACAAGAGCGGCGGCGTGCGCTTCTACTTCTACGAGAACGAACGGGAGGTGGCCCAGTACGCCGCGCCCCAGCTCGAGGACGCCTACCGCTACCTCGTCGGCCGCTTCAAGTTCGTCCCCACCCAGACCTTCCCCTACATCCTCTACAGCTCCTACCAGGAGTTCCTCCAGACCAACATCACCCCCGTCTCCGAGGGCACGCTGGGCGTCACCAGCACCCAGGGCAACCTGGAGCTGACCCTGCCCTACCTGGGAGACCACCGGCAGTTCGGGGAGATCAGCTCCCACGAGATGGCCCACCAGTTCACCATCCAGAAGGTCCGCTTCCTGGCGGACCGGGAGAAGGTCGGCGGGGATCCGCTCAACGGCATGCCCCTGTGGTTCATCGAGGGGCTCGCCGAGTTCTACGCCAAGGGCGGCCTGGACCCCGAGGGCGAGATGATGGTGCGCGACCTGCTCGTCAACCCGGACCTGGCGCGCGGCTACGCCTTCCTCGACTTCTGGTCCCCCGGGCCCTACGGCTTCCTGTGGATCTACAAGGTGGGTCAGGCGCGCTGCCAGTTCCTCGAGGACACCTACGGCGAGGGCTTCATCCAGAAGGTGCTCGACAACTCGCCCAAGCTCATCTCCGGCACGGACAAGGTGCCCCACCTCGAGTTCGACGGGCTCCTGGAGCTGCTCACCGGGGACGCGCCCCAGACGATCGCCGCGCGCTTCGAGGACTGGCTCAAGCAGCGCTCCTACCGCGCCTACCTCAAGTCCGAACAGAACACGCCCGGGGTGGAGCTGCTGCGCGAGCGCCGCGGCATCGTCACCGCGCTCAACAGCCGGCCGGATGGGCGCGTCCTCATGTACCGCAGCATCATCCCGGAGACGGGCGAGAGCCAGCTCATCCTCGTGGACCCCCGCGCGCCCGAGGACACCCGCAAGGTGCAGGGCGATGGAGTGCCGGGCTACGAGTCACTCCACCCCGTCTTCGGCCGCAACTTCGCCCTCTCCGATGACCGGCTCGCCTTCGTGGCCGAGGCGCTCGCGCGCGACATCCTCTACGTCCAGCGCTACACGCACTCCATCAAGGCCGCCACCCGCGACGGCACCGCGGCCCCGCCCACCCGCAACGCCTACATCAACAACCCCACCGGGCTGTACAAGGAAGCCCCCTACGAGGTGGACTTCGAGCTGGGCGAGCGCGTGGCCTGGCCGCTCGAGCGCCACGGCCTCATCGCCGCCCACTCTCCGGCCTTCTCGCCGGATGGCAAGCAGCTCGCCTTCATCGGCCTGAACGAGCGCGGCACGCGCGACGTGTACGTGCTGCCGCTCGACCAGGGCCCCGACGCGAAACCCCAGCAGATCACCCACGACGTCTACGCCGAGCGCAGCCTCACCTGGGGCGCGGCGGGCATCGTCTACACCTCGGACGCCACCTCGCACGGCTACTACAACCTCTTCCGGATCAAACCCGAGAACGGCAACCCACCGGAGCGGCTCACCACCGAGGCGCGCGACCACGCGGACCCCACCGTGCTGCCCAACGGCCGCCTGTTCTTCGTGGCATATGACCAGAGCCACTCGGACCTGCACGAGTACACCGGCGGGGGCTCCATCGTGCGCAGGACCGACGTGGCCACCGGCCTCTTCGAGCCCAGCCCCGCGCCGGACGGCAACCTGTGGACGCTCTTCCACCTGTCCGGAGAGCGCAAACCCGCCCTGATGCGCGCCCAGCAGCTCCTGAGCATCCCCGTGCCCGCGGGCTCACAGGACCGCACCACCCCGCCCAGCCCCCTGCCCCAGCGCGCGCTCGAGGGCGCCGAGAGCTACAACCCCTTCGCCTGGAAGAACATCGACCTGGGGCCCATCCTCGGCTTCGCGGGCGGCGGCGGCGGCGGCTTCTACGGCCAGGTGGCCGCCTCGGCCATGGACCGGCTGCGCAACCACGCCCTGCTCCTGCAGGTGGCCGTGTACGGCTCCTTCGATCTGACCGATGGCATCCTGCTCTACGTCGACCAGTCGCGGCGCACCACCTGGGGCGGCGGCCTCTTCCAGTCGCTGCGCTTCCGCGTGGACCGCTCGCTCGTGCAGGCCGCCCAGGGGCAGATCCCCCTGAGCTACCTCATCTCCGGCGAGCGCTTCTTCGGCGCCACGGGCCTGGCGCGCTACCCACTGAGCACCTTCACCTTCCTCGAGGCCAACCTCAACATCGGCGGCGCCTCGTACTTCCTCGATCCCTCCACCGCCTTCATCCTCAACCTGCAGGAGCTCAACGGCGTGGGGGACCTCTACAGCCAGTGGAAACAGAGCCAACCCGGCCTGCGCTTCCAGACGGAGGTGTCCGGCGCCTTCGGCTACAACACCCTGCACTACCACTACACGGGCGTGCCCACCTCGGGCACCTCGTTCCTGGCGGAAGTCACCGCCGGCGTGCAGCCCTTCCACGGCGAGTTCTTCGGCAACGTGCGCCTGGACGCCGAGCGCTACTTCCCCATCCCCCTGGGCAGCACCCACTTCATGCTGCGCGGCGGCGCGGGCACGAGCTTCGGTGGACGCTTCGCCCGCTCCTACTACCTCTCCAGCTTCGACACCCTGCGCGGCGTGCCCTTCGGCGACACGAACTGGCTGCTCGGCCAGCACTACCTCTACTCCACGCTGGAGCTGCGCGTGCCGCTCGACGCCATCATCCGCATCGCCTTCCTCAACAGCATCATGGGCGTGGCGGGCTTCGACCTGGGTGGCGTGGGCGGCTCGCTGCGCGACATGTTCGACCGCCGCGTGCTCGACGCCGCCGTGGGCATCAACGTGGGCCTGGGCCCCATCCTGCTGCGCCTGCACTTCGCCTACCCGTTCGACACCAAGGCCGCCGCGGGCCGGCCGGACACCAAATGGGTGACGCAGTTCTCCATCGGGCTGGCCGGACTCGAGGGCTACATGTTCAAGCAGCGCGGCGGCACGAGGCAGACCAAACAGGGCCCCGCGCCGCCCGTGAGCCTCAACGCGATGCGCGGAGGCGTGCGCTGA
- a CDS encoding LVIVD repeat-containing protein, translated as MNRLLVAMAGTLFPVWMGCANTEPETLGCASEDFDRSACDVPAVSAVKAEGIWQANVTLDGLDTPGALRLLSEGPLIFNTPLKERPEEGGPFFLSSEYTDSSVPLRLALSACQAPTATRVTGDFRRCVNGSADLKGTFEAVRVQRVAGEDEASGVELVAEVPLPRGAVASDVFVSGGYAYVTAHADGLFVFDVSNPSAPQKVAEVTPTKDVWRRAWVKGQTLYIASAAQGLLVYDVSNPALPKRLSALPADAPVEAWGLYEDQARLYVMSPSPRAEVLIFDLQQDPTKPLLMKRYFVEDSLINQGELPVEGVVTGNRLYMGHWRYGFAVADVSNPNAPVTLGRFQYDKATSRPVAAGLIEGQTIAFEASEGWGSQVRVLNVTDAQHITQVGQFQTRPQSTVSAMTLVGTRLYVAYAQDGLRILDVSNPSTPRQQAYYNTWRESDPGRGRAFVDGLNAVKVPGDGYLYAAETSRGLLVLREQ; from the coding sequence ATGAACCGTTTACTGGTGGCCATGGCAGGGACCTTGTTCCCCGTGTGGATGGGCTGTGCCAATACGGAGCCGGAGACCCTGGGGTGCGCGTCCGAGGATTTCGACCGCTCGGCGTGTGATGTCCCGGCGGTGAGCGCTGTCAAGGCCGAGGGCATCTGGCAGGCGAACGTGACGCTGGACGGGCTGGACACGCCCGGGGCGCTGCGTCTGCTGTCCGAGGGCCCGTTGATCTTCAACACCCCGCTCAAGGAGCGCCCCGAGGAGGGCGGCCCGTTCTTCCTGTCGAGCGAGTACACGGATTCCTCCGTGCCGCTGCGGCTGGCGCTCTCCGCCTGCCAGGCGCCGACGGCCACGCGCGTGACGGGCGATTTTCGTCGGTGTGTCAACGGTTCGGCGGACCTCAAGGGCACCTTCGAGGCGGTGCGGGTGCAGCGGGTGGCGGGTGAGGACGAGGCCTCGGGGGTGGAGCTGGTGGCGGAGGTGCCCCTGCCGCGGGGCGCGGTGGCGTCGGATGTCTTCGTGTCGGGGGGATACGCCTACGTGACGGCGCATGCGGACGGCCTCTTCGTCTTCGATGTGAGCAACCCGTCGGCGCCCCAGAAGGTCGCGGAGGTGACGCCCACGAAGGACGTCTGGCGGCGGGCGTGGGTGAAGGGCCAGACGCTCTACATCGCGAGCGCCGCCCAGGGTCTGCTCGTCTACGACGTCAGCAACCCGGCGCTGCCCAAGCGGCTGTCGGCGTTGCCGGCGGACGCTCCGGTCGAGGCCTGGGGGCTGTACGAGGACCAGGCGCGGCTCTACGTGATGTCTCCCTCCCCCCGGGCCGAGGTCCTCATCTTCGACCTCCAGCAGGATCCGACCAAGCCCCTGCTGATGAAGCGCTACTTCGTGGAGGACAGCCTCATCAACCAGGGCGAGCTTCCGGTCGAGGGCGTGGTGACGGGCAACCGGCTCTACATGGGTCACTGGCGGTATGGGTTCGCGGTGGCGGACGTGTCCAACCCGAACGCCCCGGTCACCCTGGGGCGCTTCCAGTACGACAAGGCCACCAGCCGTCCGGTGGCGGCCGGTCTCATCGAGGGGCAGACCATTGCCTTCGAGGCCAGTGAGGGCTGGGGCTCGCAGGTGCGCGTGCTGAACGTGACGGATGCCCAGCACATCACCCAGGTGGGACAATTCCAGACGCGACCCCAGTCCACTGTGAGTGCGATGACACTGGTGGGGACCCGGCTGTACGTGGCCTATGCGCAGGACGGCCTGCGCATCCTGGATGTCTCCAACCCCAGTACACCGAGGCAGCAAGCCTACTACAATACGTGGCGGGAGTCGGATCCAGGCCGGGGACGGGCGTTCGTCGATGGGTTGAATGCGGTGAAGGTACCCGGAGACGGTTACCTCTACGCCGCGGAAACGTCACGTGGGTTGCTCGTCCTGCGGGAGCAGTGA
- a CDS encoding EAL domain-containing protein → MSQTVLKSCERCQSLPQKQELEGSGRLFLWLPLGHSYGKLVRVLGESGRDFQPLPQEQCVTVRLEGSQLGTFAADVLGALTDEESRATRVLFVLGDAEPGLRDFPRVGSLPQLVTMARSGWLVDMLAEKRITSHYQPIVDAKDTRRVFAYEALMRGFEPDGALVFPGKMLTLARDADLLFQLDLAARLSAVREASRLGLKVPLFINFTPTAIYDPEYCLRSTVAAINDLGIAPSDVVFEIIESDHTPNANHLKSLIAYYRRTGFRVALDDLGAGYSSLNLIHQLRPDIMKLDMELIRGIHQDPYKASITRKLLELAQQLGILTVAEGIETPEELRWVRAHGVDFVQGYLIARPASPPVSITPHFGD, encoded by the coding sequence ATGAGCCAGACCGTATTGAAGTCGTGTGAGCGGTGCCAGTCTCTTCCTCAGAAGCAGGAGCTGGAGGGATCGGGCCGCCTCTTCCTCTGGCTCCCGCTGGGCCACAGCTACGGCAAACTGGTGCGCGTGCTGGGCGAGTCCGGCCGGGACTTCCAGCCGCTGCCGCAAGAGCAGTGCGTGACGGTGCGGTTGGAGGGCTCGCAGCTGGGGACGTTCGCGGCGGACGTGCTGGGCGCGTTGACGGACGAGGAGTCGCGCGCCACGCGCGTGCTCTTCGTGCTGGGCGACGCGGAGCCGGGCCTGCGGGACTTTCCGCGGGTGGGCTCGCTGCCGCAGCTGGTCACCATGGCGCGCTCGGGGTGGCTGGTGGACATGCTGGCCGAGAAGCGCATCACCAGCCACTACCAGCCCATCGTGGACGCCAAGGACACGCGGCGCGTGTTCGCCTACGAGGCGCTGATGCGCGGCTTCGAGCCGGACGGGGCGCTGGTGTTCCCGGGCAAGATGCTGACGCTGGCGCGCGACGCGGACCTGCTCTTCCAGTTGGACCTGGCGGCGCGTCTGTCGGCGGTGCGCGAGGCGTCCCGGCTGGGGCTCAAGGTGCCGCTGTTCATCAACTTCACGCCCACGGCCATCTACGATCCGGAGTACTGCCTGCGCTCGACGGTGGCCGCCATCAACGATCTGGGCATCGCGCCGAGCGACGTGGTGTTCGAGATCATCGAGTCGGACCACACGCCCAACGCCAACCACCTCAAGTCGCTCATCGCCTATTACCGGCGCACGGGCTTCCGGGTGGCGCTGGATGACCTGGGGGCGGGCTACTCGTCGCTCAACCTCATCCACCAGCTGCGTCCGGACATCATGAAGCTGGACATGGAGCTCATCCGGGGCATCCACCAGGATCCCTACAAGGCCTCCATCACGCGCAAGCTGCTGGAACTCGCGCAGCAGCTCGGCATCCTCACGGTGGCCGAGGGCATCGAGACGCCCGAGGAGCTGCGGTGGGTGCGCGCGCACGGGGTGGACTTCGTGCAGGGCTACCTCATCGCCAGGCCGGCGAGCCCGCCCGTGTCCATCACCCCCCACTTCGGGGATTGA